A stretch of the Diadema setosum chromosome 16, eeDiaSeto1, whole genome shotgun sequence genome encodes the following:
- the LOC140239720 gene encoding uncharacterized protein: protein MADEYTLSRSHGNRYVGSKYAAPNRLSVGKTNSSSKTEVKAGLVVENETDKKGRNTEKPIVCFHCRQPGHVKSTCPVLNKKKQEKDKEKKSHPNGLVSRSVESTGDWCEQVQSVIKSADQDKIKSQYEPFTSVGYVSLVGCDEARKVTILRDTGASQSLILDSVLPFGQTSSTGTSVLLQGVEGGYVEAPLHTVDLQSGLVSGRVSRGVRKSLPMDGVALILGNDLAGDKVTIPVVSAVPLDKEGNETAALVQEFPEVFPACVVTRSMCRKPEESEMKASPGDIGLEGSFFCQMDDVEVSRNAASKSHQIGDESRPVDETEIGLNKSSLIDAQKNDPQLVALCDSTLAEEEALSERTCYYMKGDVLMRKWMPVDSSSDEEWREVHQIVIPRVFRKHILSVSHESALGGHLGVNKTVDKILKHFFWPGLRRDVSDFCRTCHVCQMVGKPNQEIPPAPLKPIPAFDEPFSTVIIDCVGPLPKTKAGHEYLLTMMCASTRFPEAVSLRRITAQNVSKALVKFFTTVGLPKVVQSDQGSNFTSKIFQQVMRELGIKCVTSSAYHPQSQGALERFHQTLKNMMRTYCFEVEKDWDEGLPLLLFSVRESVQESLGFSPFELVFGHEVRGPLKVLREKLLGEDESPGLLNYVTTFRGRLTRAREFAAGHLRNSQKNMKQLFDKRSRERMFSPGEKVLILLPIPGNPLCARFSGPYVVEERLSDVNYIIQTPDRKKKKRLCHINMLKKYVERSAGESVKPVMYVVGAVQDVPVPKMRKELMRFIGMAGYYRRFCHNFSDVVAPLTDLLRKNVKFQWSAACQSAFVQVKAILSSGPVLAAPNFKKGFSLAVDASDVGAGAVLMQADDDGVDRPVCYFSKKFNAHQRKYSTVEKETLALILSLSHFDVYVGSTTQPVVVWTDHNPLTFVNRMRNKNQRLMRWRLILQEYNLDIKHIRGKENIVADALSRA from the coding sequence ATGGCTGACGAGTATACTCTGTCCCGTAGTCATGGAAACAGGTATGTAGGAAGCAAATATGCAGCTCCTAATCGTCTAAGTGTTGGCAAGACAAATTCTAGCAGTAAGACAGAGGTGAAGGCTGGTCTAGTGGTAGAAAATGAGACTGACAAGAAAGGTAGGAACACTGAGAAGCCTATTGTGTGTTTCCATTGTAGGCAACCAGGGCATGTGAAGTCTACTTGTCCcgttctgaacaagaaaaaacaggaaaaagacaaagaaaagaagtctcATCCAAATGGATTGGTGAGTCGTTCGGTTGAATCGACAGGTGATTGGTGTGAACAAGTTCAGAGTGTGATTAAGTCGGCTGATCAAGACAAGATTAAGTCTCAGTATGAACCATTCACTTCTGTAGGCTATGTGTCATTGGTAGGGTGTGATGAAGCTAGAAAGGTTACCATCCTGCGAGATACTGGTGCATCCCAGTCATTGATTCTTGACAGTGTTTTACCTTTTGGGCAAACGTCGTCCACAGGCACAAGTGTACTGTTACAAGGAGTAGAAGGAGGTTACGTTGAAGCCCCTCTTCACACAGTCGATTTGCAGTCAGGCCTAGTTTCAGGAAGGGTGAGCCGTGGTGTTAGGAAGTCACTTCCTATGGATGGTGTAGCATTGATATTAGGCAATGATCTTGCAGGAGACAAAGTGACTATTCCAGTGGTCAGTGCAGTCCCTTTGgataaagaaggaaatgagaCAGCTGCATTGGTTCAGGAATTCCCTGAAGTTTTCCCAGCTTGTGTAGTCACACGTTCCATGTGTAGAAAACCAGAGGAGTCTGAAATGAAGGCTAGTCCAGGGGATATCGGTCTAGAAGGGAGTTTCTTCTGTCAGATGGATGATGTAGAAGTAAGTAGAAACGCAGCGTCAAAATCACATCAGATAGGAGATGAGTCTCGGCCTGTAGATGAAACTGAGATTGGGTTGAACAAGAGCTCTTTGATTGATGCACAGAAGAATGATCCACAGTTGGTAGCATTGTGTGATAGTACTCTTGCTGAAGAAGAAGCACTGAGTGAAAGGACTTGCTACTATATGAAAGGAGATGtgttgatgaggaagtggatgCCAGTTGATTCTTCTAGTGATGAAGAATGGCGAGAAGTTCACCAAATTGTCATTCCAAGAGTATTTCGTAAACATATCTTGAGTGTGTCGCATGAGTCAGCTCTTGGTGGTCATCTTGGAGTCAATAAGACAGTTGACaagattttgaaacatttcttttgGCCTGGCTTGAGACGGGATGTTTCAGATTTCTGTAGGACTTGCCATGTTTGTCAAATGGTTGGAAAACCTAATCAGGAGATTCCTCCTGCTCCCCTAAAGCCCATACCAGCATTTGATGAGCCGTTTAGCACAGTTATCATAGACTGTGTCGGTCCTTTGCCAAAGACAAAGGCTGGACATGAGTACTTGCTCACTATGATGTGCGCTTCTACGAGATTTCCAGAAGCTGTGTCACTTCGGCGTATCACTGCACAGAACGTTAGCAAGGCGTTAGTGAAGTTCTTCACAACGGTTGGCTTGCCAAAGGTGGTGCAATCAGACCAGGGTTCCAACTTCACTTCAAAGATATTTCAGCAAGTGATGCGTGAGTTGGGTATCAAATGTGTTACCTCGAGTGCCTATCATCCACAGAGTCAAGGCGCTCTGGAACGTTTTCATCAGACGCTGAAGAACATGATGAGAACATACTGCTTTGAGGTCGAGAAGGACTGGGATGAAGGCTTGCCGTTGTTGCTTTTCTCGGTGCGAGAGTCTGTGCAAGAGTCCTTAGGATTTAGTCCCTTTGAGTTAGTGTTTGGACACGAGGTTCGTGGTCCATTGAAGGTCTTGAGAGAGAAGCTGTTGGGTGAGGATGAGTCACCTGGTTTGTTGAATTATGTGACCACGTTCCGTGGTAGGCTGACTCGTGCACGTGAATTTGCAGCTGGACATTTGAGAAACAGTCAAAAGAACATGAAGCAGTTGTTTGATAAGAGGTCCAGGGAAAGAATGTTCAGTCCCGGTGAAAAGGTATTGATACTGTTGCCCATTCCTggtaaccctttgtgtgctcgCTTCTCTGGTCCCTATGTCGTGGAGGAGAGATTGAGTGATGTGAATTACATCATTCAGACtccagacagaaagaaaaagaaacggtTGTGTCACATCAACATGTTGAAGAAGTATGTTGAAAGAAGTGCAGGTGAGAGTGTGAAGCCAGTCATGTATGTGGTAGGAGCAGTCCAAGATGTCCCTGTTCCCAAGATGAGGAAGGAGCTGATGAGATTCATCGGCATGGCCGGATACTACCGTCGCTTCTGCCATAACTTCTCGGATGTTGTGGCGCCCTTGACTGATCTCCTGCGGAAGAACGTGAAGTTCCAGTGGTCAGCAGCATGCCAGTCTGCCTTCGTTCAAGTGAAGGCGATCCTGTCGAGTGGTCCTGTATTGGCAGCGCCGAACTTCAAGAAAGGCTTCAGCCTAGCTGTCGATGCCAGCGATGTCGGAGCAGGCGCCGTGCTGATGCAAGCTGATGACGATGGAGTGGACAGACCGGTCTGCTACTTCTCAAAGAAGTTCAACGCGCACCAGCGGAAGTATTCTACCGTTGAGAAGGAGACCCTGGCGTTAATTCTTTCGCTCAGCCATTTTGATGTCTATGTGGGCAGCACAACTCAACCCGTTGTTGTGTGGACTGATCACAACCCACTGACATTCGTCAAcagaatgagaaacaaaaaccagagacTGATGCGATGGCGTTTAATCCTACAGGAGTATAACCTTGACATTAAGCACATTCGCGGAAAGGAAAACATTGTCGCAGACGCCCTTTCTCGTGCTTAA